CGTTTCCACAGGTACATGGATGGTGTGGGTTAAAGTGCAAGACTTCATATAAACAGCCATTCCCGACTAGATATATAAACTTAGCACACAGGAAACGTTAAGGAGCAAAGTCTGAAGTTTTCCTATGAAGATCACCAGAGCGAAGCAGAGACCTTCTTTGTTTCACTGGTGTCAACAGCTTCACATATCACAAGTACTTTAGGGAGAATATCCAAGAACAGCATTCCAGAGTTGCTACCAGTGGGATGGGATTTGTCTGGGTCCTCAATAGCTGCTGTGCCAATTTAAACACTGTTAATTTATTATGAGCAGCAGTGATCCAAGCAGATGTATTATTCATAAGAAAATCAAAGGCCCAAGGAAGAGGACCGCATACAATTACTTCTTTGCGGCATCAGAGAACTGTGCCAGCCAAGATGATCTACAAACTGGAAGAGTCAGACTACAAAGCAACCAGATTTATGCTTAAAGACAGACACTGCAAGttcaattactttatttttagagCATGAGATGGACTTACAGAAGACCATTTATAATACCATATTTATGTTCAGTTGACGGATCATTTGCATAAGGTCAGATAGGCTGAATGCAAGTTACTGGGTTTTATGAAAGATCCTTTGCCATCTTTGTACATGCTCAGGTGCTACTCAAAACGCAACATATGTTAAGTCTTCTTGAACTTGGCCACTGCCCTCTCTAACACTACAAAACTACAAGCATCGTAACAGCCATCTAGCCTCAGTTAGACCCTGGGCTTATAAAAAAGTCAGTGCTCAGTAACCTACACTGAATTTACAATGCATAACTCTAATATTAAAGTTCCTAAATCTAGGTCATTACAAAGAATGAATTGAAGGCCACTCAGATGATCACTGAAACCAGCAgcaatgaaaaggagaaaaagagatggaaggaaaaagaaggggaagagacagaaagggAGGTTAATCTCTTACAGGTGGAATGAATGAAAAAAGAGGAGGGGTGTACACACATGTGAGTAATTGCAGTATAGCCTCTAAATACACAACTTCTACAGACAGAATAGTTCAGGCCTTGCTTTAAGCCTGACTCTGTTGGTTCAACTTCATCTATAAATTGACACAAGCAAGTTAAGCAGTTGTGCGCCCACATGATTTGGTTCAATTTGATATCTCCACATCAATTTAACTAAAGTGATATAAAGAGCAGGTTTAGAATCATGCCCAAGTAAACTTTGGCCAAGCAGCAATTACCACCTGGGACCATGTTCCATCCCCAGCATTTAAAAGTCACTTACTGACAACAGATTAAAATGCTCTCTGAAGCAAAGACCAAAGCTCAGACCCTTCCTCTCCAGACAGAAACCCGGATTGAGAGTCATGCTTATATGATGGAATGCTACATAAGTGAAATTAAGCAAGGCAGATGATGTCCTACAACCAGCCTCACACAGCCTAGGTGGTGTCACAGATAGGTGAATGCTCTCATTGTCAGATTATCTGTGTTAAAGGAGCAGAACCTGCTACCTGCAATGGAGCAATCCCTACTTTGAGTCTAATCAGATTCAGTTCCTGAAGAGATTTCAAGGGTATAAATCCCAAGCAGAATCAGATATTTACATCTCTGATCCTCTCAACTGGAGAACAAATGCTTATGTCCTCACCTTTCACATGTGCCAGCTTAGGTAGTTCTCCAGCTCACACTGATTACCATTCTAAGGCACTGGCTGTTTCTTTTAAACAAGTAGCAAGTGTAGCTACTTAATTCAGGGATGACAATCTTGCTTTCAGGAGTAAGCGTTGTAATGCTGAGTATCATGGTATCTTTGTGCTTCCATTTGTGAATCTAGCTACAGATACTAGCCCACGAGCAAATTAAGTGTCAAAGAATGTCAAAAGACAAACATCAGTAAACATTTACATCCAATTCAGTGTTGAAAAGAATACAAATCTACCCAGTACAAACCAAATCTATGCTGCAGCCGAACACCACTTCCAAGCGTGCGAGAAGTCTGCCAAACAAGGCAAGACATTTGTTCCATGAAAACCAAATTAAGTACAGATATTGTAATACCATTCAGCTCTCAAATACTTGACAAGCTGGGTTTTAAAAAGGTACAGACTGAACTTTCCACAGTTAAGATAAACACAAACACTAATCTTGGGTTTCTAAATATATTGTTTATTTATAGTTAAACGTTAACATCTGAACAGACATCTGCAAGCACACAGGAATGATCTTTCAGTGATGTTTCTGTTTAAACTGAAGTCCACAGTAGCCACATGTTCCGGTCTTTGTATCTTTGTcctgcaaaaatataaaaatacaacagCTGCTAGTTTCACTTTACAAAACTTCTAGAAATTACAAATTTTCTCTTATTTATATGTGCCATCTTAAAACAGATGTTTCAATAGCTGAAGTACAGAGTTTAATCTTATTTGACACACTGGAAGTAAGAATGATGATATGAGGTTCATGCTTGATTTCTGTATCCTATGGAGCTTCCCTTCTGCCAGCCTTTTAATTAGCAGGCCTAATCTCAACAATATAATTTTGAAGTCAAGCCAAGTGATATCTCTTCAGCAATAAAGGATCCTCTTACTGAACTGGACATCTTAAGTCAGTTCAGTTAGACCTGTTTCAATGTTCTGAAAAGATCATTTCATAATTATTCTAACACAGAATAGGATTTCACATTCCCAAGTTATATCTAGAAAGGAATTTTGGCCAGTAATGTAAACCAACAGTTAGTTACAGGAAGGAGGAAATTTCAGTAGGATTCCaggaaaaattctgaaagaaaacattttagagaaaagtAGCAGTTACTACTgtataaaattttattcttatctccaaaagaaacatttaagtttgttttaaatttagCAGTGTGACTGCCAACCACTGCTGTAGTCCTCCTTAACATGGCAAAAGACAAGACAGTTAGATAAACACTAAAGGATCTTCTGTTATTTAGCAACATGACTATTTGCAGACATGAAGTGAAGTAAACTCATGGTTCCCCTTCCTTAATACAGGATTAGAAGTGAAAATTCCAGACTACTCTCCAGCCCTGAAAGCCTGAATTTCAATTGTTAGGGCTAGGGGAAACAAGCTGGTCTAATACCATTCTCTCTTTGTAGACATTAGAACGAACGGACGTCTTGTAATTTGATAACACAAAAAGATCTCAAAATtcacaaaaacaaaagcattccTCAAGAAGACACAGGTCAAACAAATCAACATAAGAGCAAGAAGTTAACTGAAGACTGAAGAACACAAGTTTCCCAAGTCTTATGAATTAAAACTTCCAAGCATTTGACTTTAAATAATGTAAAACGGATCATTATAAAGCGCTTACTTTGTTCAAAATAGAAATGCTTGTGATTACAGTTAGGAGTTGCAACAACACTGACACTAAAGGACGCCAGCTCTCCCCCACCATTCTTTTGGGTATTAAGCAAATGTCAAAGTTGAATTGAGCAAGGAAAGATTTTAAGACATGCGCAGTCAGGGTCTGCTTGAGAACAGTACCTAAACAGCAGGTCATCGTTGATTCCACCAAGGCCATATGACAGTACTACTCTAGAATACGAATACACTGGAAACTATCACTACTGTCAGGGTAAACACACTGATCCTCCGATCATGATGGAAACTTTTAACCTTCAGAACTACCAAGATTCCCAAAGACTGAAAGAGTTTTGttgtgtcttttttctttaattaaatgtaCAGGATTCAAAATAAATTGCACAATCCTAAGAATATTGCAAATGTATCCTCAATCTACACTGTAGCATTTAAACAAttagagtaatttttaaaaacacagctatCATATCATTTTTTGCTCATATTATTTcatagttaatttattttttttaaaaaaaaaaggattgtccCATCAAACAATCAAGAGCAAGAAATGCCTGGTAACCTCAAATGGAAACCCTCTAGCTCTTCTGAGTAGAAGTCTTAATTTTATATTAGATAACAAATAAAATTAACACCTCAGGTGGTAAATCCTTTGACTTTGTTAAACTAACATGCCAAAAAGTAAATGATCTTACAAACAAGAACTGGCAGGCAAAACATGCTATACACAGATCAAAATATATTACCAAGTTTATGTATACTTTAGGATGTCCCAAAGCTCCACCACCGCCATCACATGATATCACTCTGCTTTCAACTTCACTCACAGGCTGCTCTGCTATCAAATCAATCGCAAAATTCTTGTTCAcctgtaagagaaaaaaagaaagctttcagaTACCTCCCCCactgaaacagaaagcaattGCTATTTACCACCTCCCCAAGCAGTTCCACTACAGTCATCTTGAGAAGTTCCTGCAAGtttcctcccacctcctccaCCAATTCTTAGGCTGTGCTATAAGCCAGATCAGTGAACTAAGAATGTTAAACTCTGCAGAAGTAATCCCCTTCCCCTGATACACAGGCCACATCAGTGCTCAGGTTTACAACATGACCTTAAGCAGATTCAGCAGAGGTGAGCAGGAACAAGCAGCCAAGAAGAGAAGATATTTAACTGACACTACCTCTGTATTGTGCTTTAGTGACTACATGATAAAATTGCAAAAGACTCACTGCTGATAAACTCAAAAATAATGGTGGGACAAGTAAGGTCAGGAGTGAGATAAAACAACTGCTGGTACTTTAGAGCCTCTCACCATTCACCTTATTCTATTGCTGCACAAGAACCTCAGGAAAACATGAACGTGGTGCATAACAACAGTCAGAAAGGCAAATTGTtcagcattaggaaaaaaaaccctctaaatgTCACTACGCCACTCTGTAAATCTATCTTATACACACTTCCTGAATATGCACATCACTGACCAAGTAGGGCTTTTTCCTAGAGCACGTCTACGTGGCCTGGCAAATGTATCCACCTCCGGACAGGCCTGTGACACAGCAACTTGTGCCTCAGCAGGACCTACAGCACCCAGCCACAGTGCTTCCCTCCCTCATCCACACCAGCCTCTTCCAACACGGTCTGCGCCAGTGCCAGGCTGACAACCAACCCAACCCCTCAGGTAAACATGCTCCAGGAGGGGCCAGCTTTTTCAAAGGCAATGTTATACAtgcaagaatataaaataatatgcACGCCTGAAGATCCAAAGAAGGCACTGCAGACAGAGCAGTAGATAAGGTTCATAAATGTACTGGTATTTGAATGCAGATGAGATTCTTAGGAAAAAGATAGCTAAGTGTCCATTAAATGGATCCCTAAGAACTACAACggtatttttatataattttagtACACAGCAACTTTGGGTTTTTCACCAACCCTCCAATTCAGTCTCAccaaaatttgcatttttggtACAGCAGTGGAAAATTCAAGTTTTGCCAACAACCAGATTTGCTTTACTTAAAGAAGATGATAGCTAAGTAAAGTTAACGAAAAATAAACTTTCGATATTGAAGCAAATTGGCAACATCAAGAATCTCACTGCCTGGGGCCTGTCTGCAAGTCTCATGTAACCTCTGCCAGGCTGCAAGGATTTTTACTGTTGCTTTTAATAACGCTCAAAATTGTGCGTCCTTCATTTCATGCTAAAGAAGGAGGGATACACCACCATGATGCACCTCTGCTTCAAGATCAGAAGCAGAACTCCACTCTTCCCAACGTTTCTTAACCACAAAGATATTTGTGGGGACAGGGGGAAAGCAAGAACCTCTCATCTACCGTACAGCTACGACTTGTCTGTGGTTCAGCCAAACAAGAGTCTAGGAATTTGCAGGGAAAACATGCCAGAAAACAAAGAGACCAAGAAAaactgtgagagaaaaaaaaagaagtggtttCAGTTACATCGTGTCCCTTCAATTAAAGCACAGCGGTAGTTAGCAGGAAGGGGCTGTTTCCCTCAGCGCATCCAAATGCTCCTTGCCAAATGTATAATTCAGTGAGCAATTTTTTTCCTGGCCGTAGTGTCAGTTTGATAATCCCATTGCTGTTTCTCTCCACCTACTCGCCTGTACCAGTACATGGTCTGGGAAGCCGAGAGATAAAATCAAACTTGGAATTGACCCAGGTCCAAAGATCCAGAGAGAAGGCAGGAGGTTATACTTAAACTGGACCAGCTCTGAAGTCAGTTCTCCTCACAGCTTCCACTGCTGCACCAGCCTAACAGAAAGGGCAGAGCCAAAGCAGGAACAGTGGTGTTGAACTAGGTCCTGTGGTACAATGGCAGGATGACCCTAGTCGGACCACGAGGGATGCAGTTTGACAGTTGCCATGCTCAATTTTCTCACATCTACTTGTTTTAGACCCTTGCCAGAGATCACTAATCCCCTGGTTCTGTACATCCAGCACAGAGAACAATGATTTTAGCTAAAACACATGGATTTCACTAACAATTAGGCTGGCAGAACCAAGGGGGACAACAGCCACATACTCTGGGCCATGCCCCCAGGCCTAGCCGTCGCCCAGAGAGGCCATGTGCAGCACCCAGGCGTGGGCCCAGACATCCTCACTGAGGGCACCTGCGTTCAGAGGCTGCATCCCCAGACAAGAAAGCTGCCGACACTGGACTGGGCTGGTCACAAGCCAGACTCAACCACCCAGAGCGTACCAAAGACGAAGAGAAGAAGCAATCAAGGAAGTACAGTCACCAACTTCGCGGGCTAGCTTTAGCTTCAGAAACAAGACGACATTCAGACTACAGACACAGCTGTGAAATGCTAATACTAGTAGCTGAAACACACTGGGGAATAATGGCAAAGCCCCTAGAGAGAGATCCTGTTAATAACTACAGATGAAGATTGCTTTAGTATTTAACATGTAAATTTTGTTCCAATTCCACAATTAAAACCTAGCATTAAACCTTGCTCAGACTTAAAGCTTGTCTTTtgctggagaaggaagaaccaaACTGAAAACGCTGGGTGTTTGTCACCACAGAGTCTGAAATCAGCTGCTGGCAAAGGCATATCAGAGGGACCAGTGCCCTGTGGAGAATTAGGCTTAAGGAGCATTTCCTACAAAGTTTCAGAAGTAGCACAAAAACAGGCATTGCATTTGGGAGGGACCTATTTTGCTACTATCCTCCCAGAAGTAAACTACTTCAGCATTTTAAgtgacattttcatttaattatttccCATGTGAAATCCCCAATTTTGACACACAAACAGGAGTTAAATTGTAGCCCTGATACAATGAGGTAAACTCAATACAAAAACTCAGACATCAGCATAAATTGGTTCGGGTTAATTTAGGAAAGGAACAATTATAGTCATCTACATTAAAAATCTACCACACCTTATATTTAATGCCTCTACTACACATACACGTTTATAGCATTAACACTAAGGCACTAATAGGACGCTCGGGCATTGACGAATACAATTTATCTGAAACAACCTGTTTCTCTCCCAAAggccagcagatccctcatggaGCTGTGCTGCTCGATCACTAGAAAAAGCTTGGTGTTAAAAGACTTAAAATTTCACGTACCCACTCTACTGATAAGCAGCAGCAACAGGCCCACAAGATAATTCACAGTAGCACATTTGGCTAATGGTGGTGTTACTAGACTCTGCCTTTGAGGCTTCATTATTTCAGACTACTCTAAATTTTATTTGTTACTTCATTGTTTCAGCAAATGCTTCCCAGGCTCTGGAAATGGCCTCATTAAAAACTCAGTTTGggtaaaaatcaagattttaacTATGCAGAAGCAAAATAAGCttcaaaacacacatttaaacAGATATATAGACGCAAACTCAGGAGAGCATTTAATGACGGGATTTTTCTGAAGGCAAATGGCACTAAAAACATGCTTCAAAGTTTCTTGAAACACACGCTTAGCACAATAAGTGGTACAAGTTTAAGATGCTCAAATGTCTACAACTTCCACAGCATAGATGTAAGGACTTAACAGGTGTAGGACAAGTCTTGAATTTTACAAATTTGCCAAAAGTAGGGAGGTACGCAGAAGCTTCTATAAGCTgtcttaaaagaataattttcactCTAGTGAAAACAACACtgaaacccaaaataaaaaaaaaaatttggttttggtaGGATttcttttggttggttggtttgttcattgtttttttaatgacaatCAAGTTGCGGACATGAATATCAGTAtgaaaaacccccacaaaccacCCCCTCTTCCATAAGTAAAAGTAGAATGAGTTACCTCCTTTTGTCGTCCGGCAAACCTAATTCTTCTGTAATCCTTTTCTTCATATACCTAAAGTACAAAATAAACTTGATCTTGTTTAAAAAGCAATGACCATAAACAAAGAACACAAAGGCTTACAGCACTGTCAAGACTAAATAGTTTAAATCTTTTCCTCAGTTTCAAGTATTACCATCATCTTACATGTATGTACTGCACTGAAAAAGTAGTTTCCATTTC
The DNA window shown above is from Strix aluco isolate bStrAlu1 chromosome 1, bStrAlu1.hap1, whole genome shotgun sequence and carries:
- the NDUFS6 gene encoding NADH dehydrogenase [ubiquinone] iron-sulfur protein 6, mitochondrial, which produces MAAPCATFRRLLPLLSRPVVAAVAAARPYGVRAADTGELVTHTGQVYEEKDYRRIRFAGRQKEVNKNFAIDLIAEQPVSEVESRVISCDGGGGALGHPKVYINLDKDTKTGTCGYCGLQFKQKHH